The proteins below are encoded in one region of Arthrobacter sp. CJ23:
- a CDS encoding helix-turn-helix domain-containing protein: MHNFEIPGDSPRWGELVERLHGRLDELAELFMERVQEIPEYADNRVSVPELRETARETFRRLVDGLRDHELQRSSRSGGHDSLVRYSSELGAKRARAGISPDALISAVRLDFSILWADLLHLSKPEDAVLLTSHVDQVWRVVDEFATQTHSSYSAERVRMAQEESNIRREFIARLFSKSELSQDTISQASAALVTDPEATFSIVAASGEAASRLRTVAAQGGWPQPSQRLFVHEFGGSTYVFWALNRPHSTGLKPGGPHYLPAGIAGIPCGYVEGFSGLRGLPSAARTAERLALLLRPADRGPLTAAAAWARLAKQQLQDAGLDLWADLESALAECRGGERERLEETVRHFLSTGNITTTAQELFCHRNTILNRLNRFQELTGIDLTVPAQAARLVVAWA, translated from the coding sequence ATGCACAACTTTGAAATCCCGGGCGATTCCCCCCGCTGGGGAGAACTGGTGGAGCGGTTGCACGGACGGCTGGATGAACTTGCCGAGCTGTTCATGGAACGGGTCCAGGAGATCCCCGAATATGCGGACAACAGGGTGAGCGTTCCGGAGCTGCGGGAGACGGCGCGGGAGACGTTCCGGCGGCTGGTGGACGGACTGCGGGACCACGAACTGCAGCGCTCAAGCCGCAGCGGGGGCCACGACTCCCTGGTGCGCTATTCTTCGGAACTCGGTGCCAAACGGGCACGCGCCGGCATCTCGCCGGACGCATTGATCTCGGCGGTGAGGCTGGACTTCAGCATTCTCTGGGCAGACCTGCTGCACCTCTCGAAACCGGAAGACGCCGTGCTCCTGACCTCCCACGTTGACCAGGTGTGGCGCGTGGTGGATGAGTTCGCCACGCAGACGCACTCCAGTTACTCGGCCGAACGCGTCCGGATGGCCCAGGAGGAATCGAACATCCGCCGCGAATTCATCGCCCGGCTGTTCAGCAAGTCCGAGCTGTCACAGGACACCATCAGCCAGGCGTCCGCGGCCCTGGTCACGGATCCCGAGGCTACGTTCTCGATCGTGGCGGCCAGCGGCGAGGCCGCGTCCAGGCTGCGGACCGTTGCCGCCCAAGGGGGCTGGCCCCAGCCCTCACAGCGGCTGTTTGTCCATGAATTCGGCGGCAGCACCTACGTGTTCTGGGCGTTGAACCGACCACACAGCACGGGCCTGAAGCCGGGCGGACCGCACTATCTTCCCGCCGGCATTGCGGGAATACCCTGCGGCTACGTGGAGGGGTTTTCCGGCCTGCGCGGGCTTCCTTCTGCGGCCCGGACGGCGGAGCGCCTGGCCCTGCTGCTGCGGCCCGCGGACCGCGGCCCGTTGACCGCGGCGGCGGCCTGGGCCCGGCTGGCCAAGCAGCAGCTCCAGGACGCCGGGCTCGATCTGTGGGCGGACCTCGAATCCGCCCTTGCCGAGTGCCGGGGCGGGGAACGGGAACGGCTGGAGGAAACCGTGCGCCACTTCCTGTCCACGGGAAACATCACCACCACGGCGCAGGAATTGTTCTGCCACCGGAACACCATCCTCAACCGGCTCAACCGCTTCCAGGAGCTCACGGGCATCGATCTGACGGTCCCGGCGCAGGCCGCACGGCTGGTGGTGGCCTGGGCTTAG
- a CDS encoding MFS transporter, with amino-acid sequence MASSAGSATTDLHPAAPRIVDESVTRKVALAALVGTALEWYDFFLFTTAAALVFNAQFFVSQDPFVAAMGSFATLAVGFVARPIGGFIFGALGDKVGRKKILMVTIVGIGIVTGLIGLLPNYMTIGLAAPILLVALRIVQGLAVGGEWSGAVIIAVENAPVEKRARYAALPQIGSPIGTILSSGGFFGMLFLVGQSNFDAWGWRIPFIAAIPLLAISLWIRSRLSESPEFEALMESGETEHAPIRGVLKNSWRQILVGMCSALLGIGGFYLITSFVVFYGTKVLKLPSELLLLGTLLAAALEIGALIWAGRLGEKFGASKVILWGGVASAIVAVPVFLAIDSRNPFLVVAGMMVGVAVLSIPYAVSGTALTALFATKVRYTGVAITSNTAGVISGFVPLIATALVAANGNSYWPGAIILLVVSALTALSGLFLPGLSIEEEGMKH; translated from the coding sequence ATGGCCAGCAGCGCAGGCAGCGCCACCACGGACCTGCATCCGGCGGCGCCCCGCATCGTCGATGAAAGCGTCACCAGGAAGGTAGCGCTGGCCGCCCTCGTGGGCACAGCGCTGGAGTGGTACGACTTCTTCCTCTTCACCACGGCTGCTGCCCTGGTGTTCAACGCCCAGTTCTTCGTCTCACAGGATCCGTTCGTGGCAGCCATGGGATCGTTCGCCACGCTCGCGGTAGGTTTCGTGGCCCGCCCGATCGGCGGCTTCATCTTCGGTGCCCTTGGCGACAAGGTGGGCCGCAAGAAGATCCTCATGGTCACCATCGTCGGCATCGGCATTGTCACAGGGCTGATCGGACTGCTGCCGAACTACATGACCATCGGCCTGGCCGCGCCCATCCTGCTGGTAGCCCTCCGCATCGTCCAGGGCCTCGCCGTCGGCGGTGAGTGGAGCGGCGCGGTGATCATCGCCGTCGAGAATGCGCCGGTGGAAAAGCGCGCCCGCTACGCCGCCCTGCCGCAGATCGGGTCCCCGATCGGCACCATCCTGTCCTCCGGCGGCTTCTTCGGCATGCTGTTCCTGGTGGGCCAGAGCAACTTCGACGCCTGGGGCTGGCGCATCCCGTTCATCGCCGCCATCCCGCTGCTGGCCATCTCTCTGTGGATCCGCAGCCGCCTGAGCGAATCACCCGAATTCGAAGCCCTCATGGAGTCCGGCGAAACCGAACACGCCCCCATCCGCGGCGTTCTGAAGAACAGCTGGCGCCAGATCCTGGTGGGCATGTGCTCGGCCCTGCTCGGCATCGGCGGCTTCTACCTCATCACCAGCTTCGTGGTCTTCTACGGCACCAAGGTCCTCAAACTGCCCTCCGAACTGCTGCTCCTAGGCACCCTGCTGGCCGCCGCCCTGGAGATCGGCGCCCTGATCTGGGCCGGCCGCCTGGGCGAAAAGTTCGGCGCCAGCAAGGTCATCCTGTGGGGCGGCGTGGCCTCGGCGATCGTCGCCGTCCCGGTTTTCCTGGCCATCGACAGCCGCAACCCGTTCCTGGTGGTCGCCGGCATGATGGTCGGCGTTGCCGTCCTCTCCATCCCGTACGCAGTCTCCGGCACCGCACTGACGGCCCTGTTCGCCACCAAGGTGCGCTACACCGGCGTCGCCATCACCTCCAACACCGCGGGCGTCATCTCCGGCTTCGTGCCGCTGATCGCCACCGCGCTGGTGGCCGCCAACGGCAACTCCTACTGGCCCGGCGCCATCATCCTCCTGGTGGTGTCCGCACTGACCGCGCTCTCCGGCCTGTTCCTCCCCGGCCTTTCCATCGAAGAAGAAGGAATGAAGCATTGA
- a CDS encoding thiamine pyrophosphate-dependent enzyme has translation MSTTTAGHLIVAQLERAGIKRVYGVPGESYLDVLDGLHGSSIETVVTRHEGGAGFMALTEGRLTELPGVAMVTRGPGAANAFIAIHTAHQDATPMILFVGLIPVADRGRESFQEFDINAWFGSTAKKVVTLDDAASAARVVDDAIFTALSGRPGPVVIGLPEDVLVHVINEATVEPRKVSRPEPSAADLAGLEARLAAASKPLIVVGGEGWTQESGEALAGWAGRHGIPVLADFRAYDAVPHRSDAYAGFLGYGRSDANAERLDAADLIVFLGCVRGDVLSDGYTRGLAATTVVVNADADLLGHFGRADQHITADVTAFSSALAATASAVQPAAGWFADARADYLKFSSAQPDGGTGVDLGVVMEILKQEMADDAVLTFGAGNHALWPARYLQHNSANSLAAPRNGAMGMGIPAAVAASLAYPGRQVISVAGDGCFMMNGQEIATAMGHGARFIVLVVDNGIFATIREHQEAHYPGRPSGTHMTNPDFAALARSYGGYGERIDKAEDFAAAFRRAVESGLPAVLHLPQDPTTRSPKSN, from the coding sequence TTGAGCACCACTACCGCAGGCCACCTGATCGTTGCCCAACTGGAACGCGCCGGCATCAAGCGCGTGTACGGCGTCCCCGGCGAAAGCTACCTGGACGTCCTGGACGGCCTCCACGGCTCCTCCATCGAAACAGTGGTGACCCGCCACGAAGGCGGCGCAGGCTTCATGGCCCTCACCGAAGGCCGCCTGACGGAACTGCCCGGCGTCGCCATGGTGACCCGCGGCCCCGGTGCCGCCAACGCCTTCATCGCCATCCACACGGCACACCAGGACGCCACCCCGATGATCCTTTTCGTGGGCCTCATCCCGGTGGCAGACCGCGGCCGGGAGTCCTTCCAGGAATTCGACATCAACGCCTGGTTCGGCAGCACCGCCAAGAAAGTGGTGACTTTGGACGACGCTGCCTCCGCGGCCCGCGTGGTGGACGACGCCATCTTCACCGCCCTCAGCGGACGCCCGGGCCCCGTGGTGATCGGCCTGCCCGAGGACGTCCTGGTCCACGTCATCAACGAAGCCACGGTGGAACCGCGCAAGGTCTCCCGCCCGGAGCCTTCGGCCGCGGACTTGGCCGGGCTCGAAGCCCGCCTCGCCGCGGCAAGCAAGCCGCTGATCGTGGTGGGCGGCGAGGGCTGGACCCAGGAATCCGGCGAAGCCTTGGCCGGCTGGGCCGGCCGCCACGGCATTCCCGTGCTCGCGGATTTCCGCGCCTACGACGCCGTCCCGCACCGCTCCGACGCCTACGCCGGTTTCCTGGGCTACGGTCGCAGCGACGCCAACGCCGAACGCCTGGACGCCGCGGACCTGATCGTCTTCCTTGGCTGCGTGCGCGGCGATGTCCTCTCCGACGGCTACACCCGCGGCCTCGCAGCGACCACCGTGGTGGTCAACGCCGACGCCGATCTCCTGGGCCACTTCGGCCGGGCAGACCAGCACATCACCGCCGACGTCACCGCCTTCTCCTCGGCCCTCGCCGCCACCGCCTCCGCCGTGCAGCCGGCCGCCGGCTGGTTCGCCGACGCCCGCGCCGACTACCTCAAGTTCTCCTCCGCCCAGCCCGACGGCGGTACGGGCGTGGACCTGGGCGTCGTGATGGAGATCCTCAAGCAGGAAATGGCCGACGACGCCGTGCTCACCTTCGGCGCCGGCAACCACGCCCTGTGGCCGGCCCGCTACCTGCAGCACAACAGCGCCAACTCCCTGGCCGCCCCGCGCAACGGAGCCATGGGCATGGGCATCCCCGCCGCCGTGGCCGCCTCCCTGGCCTACCCGGGCCGGCAGGTCATTTCCGTGGCCGGCGACGGCTGCTTCATGATGAACGGCCAGGAAATCGCTACCGCCATGGGCCACGGAGCCCGGTTCATTGTGCTGGTGGTGGACAACGGCATTTTCGCCACCATCCGCGAACACCAGGAAGCCCACTACCCGGGCCGCCCCTCCGGCACGCACATGACCAACCCGGATTTCGCCGCCCTGGCCCGCTCCTACGGCGGCTACGGCGAGCGCATCGACAAGGCCGAGGACTTCGCCGCCGCGTTCCGCCGCGCTGTCGAGTCCGGGCTGCCGGCCGTGCTGCACCTCCCGCAGGACCCCACCACCCGTTCCCCCAAGAGCAACTGA
- a CDS encoding aldehyde dehydrogenase family protein produces the protein MITLKNIINGQAVDAPASLPFFDPSTGVQIGTAPDSDAAAVDAAFQAAAAAFTTYKRTTPGERQALLLQLADLIEANADRLLEAEVACTGKPRAATRELEILRGADQLRFFAGACRVVSGMASTEYVQGFTSTIRREPLGVVAQITPWNYPFMMAIWKIGPALAAGNTLVLKPADTTPWSTVLLGELAQEVFPAGVVNIVCGGRDAGAAMVDHEIPEMVSITGSTRAGAQVMSAASKTLKDVHLELGGKAPAIVFADVDIARTAQEIALSAFFNAGQDCTAVTRVIVEQSIHAEFAAALGAAAAALAVGGEDADLGPLNSAAQLERVEGFMTRLPANATVVSGGKRTGTGYYFEPTVIDGVFQGDEVVCDEIFGPVVTVQPFATEEEAIELANGTKYALASSVWSENHGVVTRVSMELDFGAVWINCHQVIPAEAPHGGFKHSGTGKDLSVYGLEDYTRIKSVTTSHR, from the coding sequence GTGATCACGCTCAAGAACATCATCAACGGCCAGGCCGTTGATGCCCCGGCCAGCCTTCCCTTCTTCGACCCCAGCACCGGGGTGCAGATCGGCACCGCCCCGGACAGCGACGCGGCCGCCGTCGACGCCGCCTTCCAGGCCGCTGCCGCAGCTTTCACAACGTACAAGCGCACGACGCCGGGCGAACGCCAGGCGCTGCTGCTGCAGCTCGCGGACCTCATCGAAGCCAACGCGGACCGCCTCCTTGAGGCCGAGGTCGCGTGCACGGGCAAGCCCCGGGCCGCGACCCGCGAACTGGAGATCCTGCGCGGCGCGGACCAGCTGCGCTTCTTCGCCGGCGCCTGCCGGGTGGTGTCCGGAATGGCCTCCACCGAGTACGTGCAGGGCTTCACCTCCACCATCCGCCGCGAGCCGCTGGGCGTGGTCGCCCAGATCACCCCGTGGAACTACCCGTTCATGATGGCCATCTGGAAGATCGGCCCGGCGCTGGCCGCCGGCAACACCCTGGTCCTCAAGCCTGCCGACACCACCCCGTGGTCCACGGTGCTCCTGGGCGAGCTGGCCCAGGAGGTGTTCCCGGCCGGCGTGGTGAACATCGTCTGCGGCGGCCGCGACGCCGGGGCCGCCATGGTGGACCACGAGATCCCGGAAATGGTGTCCATCACCGGCTCCACCCGGGCCGGGGCGCAGGTCATGTCCGCCGCGTCCAAGACCCTCAAGGATGTCCACCTGGAGCTCGGCGGCAAGGCACCGGCGATCGTGTTCGCGGACGTGGACATCGCCCGGACGGCGCAGGAAATCGCGCTGAGCGCCTTCTTCAATGCCGGCCAGGACTGCACCGCCGTGACCCGCGTGATCGTGGAGCAGTCCATCCACGCCGAGTTCGCCGCCGCCCTCGGGGCTGCGGCCGCGGCACTGGCCGTGGGCGGCGAGGACGCTGACCTTGGCCCGCTGAACAGTGCCGCCCAGCTGGAACGGGTGGAGGGCTTCATGACCCGGCTGCCGGCCAACGCCACGGTGGTTTCCGGCGGCAAGCGCACCGGCACCGGCTACTACTTCGAGCCCACCGTGATCGACGGCGTCTTCCAGGGCGACGAGGTGGTGTGCGACGAGATCTTCGGCCCCGTGGTCACCGTGCAGCCCTTCGCCACGGAGGAAGAGGCAATCGAGCTGGCCAACGGCACCAAGTACGCGCTGGCCTCCAGCGTCTGGTCCGAGAACCACGGCGTGGTCACGCGCGTATCCATGGAACTGGACTTCGGCGCCGTCTGGATCAACTGCCACCAGGTGATCCCCGCAGAAGCCCCGCACGGCGGCTTCAAGCACTCGGGCACCGGCAAGGACCTCTCGGTCTACGGGCTCGAGGACTACACCCGCATCAAGTCCGTCACCACGTCCCACCGCTGA